The DNA sequence CCTTAACGCAGCATGCAGCGGATTCGTTTACGGCCTGCAATTCTCGTCTGCCCTGATCGAAAGCGGCCGGTACAACAACATCCTGCTCATCGGTGCCGACAAGCTCAGCAGCATCACCGATTACACCGACCGCACCAGTTGCATCCTCTGGGGCGACGGTGCCGGCGCCGCGGTCCTGCGTCGCACCGAAGAGACCGGCAAAGGCCTGCTCTTCAGCGAACTCCACGCCGACGGCGGCGGGTGGGAACTCATCAACTGCCCCGTCGGCAGCCGGCACCCGATCAACGACAAGATGGTCGCCGCCGGCAAACACCACCTGCAGATGCGCGGCCGAGAGGTCTTCAAGTTCGCCGTCACGCGCCTCGACGAGCTCGTCGACCGTGCCCTCCGCAAGACCGACCTGAGCCCGGACGACATCAAGCTCGTCGTCCCGCACCAGAGCAACCTGCGGATCATCGACAGCGCCCTCAACCGCCTCGGCCTCGACCGCGACAAGGCCGTCATCAACATCGACAAGTACGGCAACACCAGCGCCGCCAGCGTCCCGATCGCGCTCGACGAAGCCCTGCAGCAAGGCCGAGCCAAAGAGGGCGACCTGATCCTCTTCCTCGCCGTCGGCGCCGGCCTCACCTGGGGTAGTGCCCTCGTCCGCCTCTGAGCTTGCTCAAAGCCAGGTAGCTGCGGGGCTACGGCCCGCAGTCCGACTTCACTGCTGCTGTTGTTGCTGCTGCTGTTGACCGTCGCCCGCGATGACCATCTCCGGACTCGGCGTCACGTCGATCGCGATCGGGTGGAATCGCTCCGCCAAGAGCTCTGGCGGAACACTCTGGAGACGCCGCGTTTGAACTGACACGTCGATCGTCTCCTCGGCCGCACCGATGTACACGCCGCGATTGGGCGGAACATCGCCGAAGTGTCGGCCGACCGCCACCTTCACAAACCGCGGCCCGGCCCGCATGCCGTTCGTCGGGTCGACCCCGATCCAACCACCCGTGCCATCACTCGAACGCTGTGACGGAAACAGCACCTCTGCCCACGCGTGCGTCTGCGTCGCCCCGAGCAAGTGGTGCTCCTTGTCCTCGTGCACGATGCCGCTGACGTACCGCGCCGGCACGCCCAGCTTCCGCAGCGTCGCGACGTACAGATGCGTGAAGTCCTGACACACGCCCCGGCCTTTCTCCAGGAACGCCGCGACCGGTGTCGCGCTGTTGGTCGCGCCTTTCTTGTACTCGAACCGCTCGCGAATCAGCTCCAGCGTCCGCTTCGCCAGCTCGCCCAGCGGCTCGCCGTCCTTCGCTCCGATATCGGACACGAGTTGGTCCAGCGCCTCACTCGACTTCAGCGGCCCTTCGAGCGTGAGGAAGTCGTACAGCGCGTACCCGTCATCCACATCGTCCGCCGGCCAACGGTCTGGTAGTTCGACCAGCGACGCCACCGCCTCCTCTGCCCGCGTCGTCTGAACGATGCTGGTCGCGTCGATACGAATGCGATCGTGCCACCCGTCGATGCCGAACGAGTGGACATGGTTGTCGAGCCAGTCGAAATACCCATGCACCTGCGTCGCCGGCCCAATCCCGAGATCGAAGCTCAGCCGCACCTGATCGCCCAACTGCGCCGGACACACCCGCAGCTCCATTTGGCTCTGCCGAATCGGCTCGGAGTAGGTGAGTTCGGTGGTATGCGTGAGCTCGATCAGCATGAAGAGTGCGGAAAGCTGGAAGGAGGAAGCTGGAAGCTTGAAGACGTGGCGATGGCAGACGAGGTTTCGAGGCGTACCTTCTGGCTTCAAGCTTCTGGCTTCAAGCTTTCTGCCCAAACTTCCACCGTCGCCTCCAGCGTTTCCGTCGCGGATTCGCCGAAGAGGGTGCCGGTGATGGGGGCGGTGTCGCGCCAGTTGCGGCCGACCGCCAGACGCACGTGGTCGAGGCGGGGCAGGACGCCGTTGGTCGGGTCGAAGGATTTCCAGCCGACGTAGGGCAGGTAGACCTGCAGCCAGGCGTGCGTCGCGTCGCTCGGGGCGCGGCCGGCGGCTTGGGCGTCGCTGTCCGCGTTCCCTGTGTAGAGATAGCCGCAGACGTAGCGGGCGGGGACGCGGATGAGGCGAATCAGCGTGATGAACAGGCCGGCGAAGTCTTGGCAGACGCCGCGCTTCGTGCTGAACGTCTCGAACGGCGTCGTCGCGTTGCTCGTCGAGCCCGGCACGTACTCGAAGTCGTGGAACAGCTTGAGATTCAGGGCAAACAGCGACTCCAGCAGGTCGCCGCCGTTGTCGTCGACGATGGCCATGACGTAGTCGAACAGCGCGTCGATTTGCGGGTCGGGCAGTTCCTGGCTCTGCAGATACGGCCCGAGCGCCAGACGCTCGCGCGGCATCCAGTTCAGCGGAATCGTCGGCCGCTTCGGTACCACCGTGATCGCGTACGGATCGACGTCGACCAGCGTCACCGTCGACTCGGCCGTGACGGTCAGCTCGCGATACGGGTCGGCCAGCTCGAAGCGGGTGGACTCGTTGCCGAAGGCATCTTCGTATCCGACGTGCGGGACGTCTCGCTCCGGCAGGGCAGAGATGGCAAGGCGGTAGTCGTCCAGCGTCTGAAAGCGATCGTGCGTCGGCCGGAGGTGGGCCTGATGGATCGATCGCTCGACGTCGCGGTCGTAGTGGTATCGCGTGACGTGTCGGACGCGGAGCGTGCGGGTGACGGCGGTGGTCAAGGGCCGAGCATTGTGACATGGAGCCGAGTCGAACGGAACGTCGCAACGTTGGCCCGTCATCCTGAGCGAGCGCAGCGAGCCGAAGGACCTCGCTTGGCCATCGTCGCAGATCCGCTGCGAGGTCCCTCGGCTGTGCTCGGGATGACGGAGGATTGCTTCTCGGAGCCGTTTCACATCTTGTTGAGACGCAGAATCAACAGGCGTCACATGCCTAACGTGGGCTATGCGACGCCTCGTCCTTGCCACCGTGTTGAGCTTCCTGGTCTCGCCAATTGCGGCTTTGG is a window from the Planctomycetota bacterium genome containing:
- a CDS encoding transglutaminase family protein, with translation MTTAVTRTLRVRHVTRYHYDRDVERSIHQAHLRPTHDRFQTLDDYRLAISALPERDVPHVGYEDAFGNESTRFELADPYRELTVTAESTVTLVDVDPYAITVVPKRPTIPLNWMPRERLALGPYLQSQELPDPQIDALFDYVMAIVDDNGGDLLESLFALNLKLFHDFEYVPGSTSNATTPFETFSTKRGVCQDFAGLFITLIRLIRVPARYVCGYLYTGNADSDAQAAGRAPSDATHAWLQVYLPYVGWKSFDPTNGVLPRLDHVRLAVGRNWRDTAPITGTLFGESATETLEATVEVWAESLKPEA
- a CDS encoding transglutaminase family protein; translation: MKPEGTPRNLVCHRHVFKLPASSFQLSALFMLIELTHTTELTYSEPIRQSQMELRVCPAQLGDQVRLSFDLGIGPATQVHGYFDWLDNHVHSFGIDGWHDRIRIDATSIVQTTRAEEAVASLVELPDRWPADDVDDGYALYDFLTLEGPLKSSEALDQLVSDIGAKDGEPLGELAKRTLELIRERFEYKKGATNSATPVAAFLEKGRGVCQDFTHLYVATLRKLGVPARYVSGIVHEDKEHHLLGATQTHAWAEVLFPSQRSSDGTGGWIGVDPTNGMRAGPRFVKVAVGRHFGDVPPNRGVYIGAAEETIDVSVQTRRLQSVPPELLAERFHPIAIDVTPSPEMVIAGDGQQQQQQQQQ
- a CDS encoding beta-ketoacyl-ACP synthase III is translated as IASRAATRALKAAKLEAKDLDLIVVATITPDMMTPACACFVAHSLGLDRTPAVDLNAACSGFVYGLQFSSALIESGRYNNILLIGADKLSSITDYTDRTSCILWGDGAGAAVLRRTEETGKGLLFSELHADGGGWELINCPVGSRHPINDKMVAAGKHHLQMRGREVFKFAVTRLDELVDRALRKTDLSPDDIKLVVPHQSNLRIIDSALNRLGLDRDKAVINIDKYGNTSAASVPIALDEALQQGRAKEGDLILFLAVGAGLTWGSALVRL